Proteins found in one Pelotomaculum isophthalicicum JI genomic segment:
- a CDS encoding DUF512 domain-containing protein has translation MNENNVESLILHGAISGNILPLTSSCNMRCVFCSHSQNPSCVKVCRIAPRSRVEVERTLSFMDRAYPVIIGESVTRVIEGEPFTHPEIEEILQLVRNRFKGTTIKITTNGSLLDERKVEGLRALGRVVINLSLNSASEKGRALLMGDVNAQNSIKCPLLLKKHGVPFHGSVVAMPHLVGWQDLCKTIKYLSECGAQTIRIFLPGYSKLAPPALRFEPSILNKLHLFIARLREKISTPLICEPPVIQDLEPRIAGVIADTPAGRAGIQTGDLIVAVNTVNPLTRVQAFREVYRTASPVLTIKRRDKQIKVWLNKKSLESSGLVMDYDIDPALIEDINRVIRRRRASEALIMTSEFAGPVINMALRQFYRGTAKIQVLIARNKFFGGSIKAAGLLTIEDFIIALEGFLNDASGWRPDLIMLPGLAFDHLGRDLTGCSYMDLAEKYNLVVETL, from the coding sequence ATGAATGAAAACAATGTCGAGAGCCTAATCTTGCACGGAGCAATAAGCGGGAACATTTTACCTCTAACATCGTCATGTAATATGCGTTGCGTATTTTGCTCACATAGCCAAAACCCATCATGTGTGAAAGTATGCCGCATCGCACCCCGCAGCAGGGTGGAAGTTGAAAGAACACTTTCATTTATGGATCGGGCATATCCGGTTATAATCGGCGAATCAGTTACCAGGGTTATAGAAGGAGAGCCATTTACCCATCCAGAAATAGAAGAAATTCTTCAACTGGTTCGTAACAGATTCAAAGGTACGACAATAAAGATCACCACTAACGGCAGTCTGTTGGATGAGAGAAAGGTTGAGGGTTTGAGAGCACTGGGCAGGGTCGTGATTAACCTCTCTTTGAACAGTGCCTCGGAAAAGGGCCGCGCATTATTAATGGGAGACGTGAATGCTCAAAATTCAATTAAATGCCCCCTTTTATTGAAAAAACATGGCGTTCCTTTTCATGGTAGTGTCGTAGCCATGCCTCATCTAGTCGGGTGGCAGGATCTTTGCAAAACAATTAAATATTTATCTGAATGTGGAGCGCAAACCATCAGAATATTCCTGCCTGGCTATTCAAAGCTGGCGCCGCCTGCTTTACGGTTTGAGCCTTCTATTTTAAATAAACTGCATTTATTCATAGCCCGGCTCAGGGAGAAAATATCTACGCCTTTAATCTGCGAACCACCGGTTATACAAGACCTGGAACCACGAATTGCCGGGGTAATCGCCGATACTCCGGCCGGTCGGGCTGGTATTCAAACGGGAGATTTGATAGTGGCTGTTAATACAGTAAATCCTTTAACCCGTGTTCAAGCCTTTAGAGAAGTCTACAGAACTGCTTCACCGGTTCTCACAATAAAAAGAAGAGATAAACAGATTAAAGTGTGGTTAAATAAAAAATCGCTTGAAAGTTCCGGCCTGGTGATGGATTATGACATAGATCCGGCTCTAATTGAGGACATTAACCGGGTAATAAGACGCCGGCGGGCGTCTGAAGCGCTTATAATGACTTCCGAATTTGCCGGTCCGGTAATCAATATGGCGCTGCGACAATTTTATCGTGGCACGGCGAAAATCCAGGTATTAATAGCTCGCAATAAATTTTTCGGGGGTTCGATTAAGGCAGCCGGCTTGCTGACAATTGAAGATTTCATCATTGCTTTGGAAGGTTTCCTAAATGACGCTTCGGGATGGCGGCCGGATCTGATAATGTTGCCGGGGCTGGCATTTGACCATCTGGGTAGAGATCTTACCGGCTGTTCATATATGGATTTGGCAGAAAAGTACAACCTGGTGGTTGAAACATTATAG
- a CDS encoding 4Fe-4S binding protein, protein MTNRGDLASSEKEEYQKADPEKCIHCGECLAECKTGSIIPLKHNIINWFMAHRGVRTRAYAVLYIFI, encoded by the coding sequence ATGACGAATAGGGGAGATTTAGCATCAAGCGAGAAAGAAGAATATCAAAAAGCCGATCCGGAAAAATGCATACATTGTGGCGAATGCCTGGCTGAATGCAAAACCGGCTCCATCATTCCTCTTAAGCATAATATTATAAATTGGTTTATGGCCCATCGAGGTGTTCGGACGCGAGCTTACGCAGTTTTGTATATATTTATTTAG
- the tsaD gene encoding tRNA (adenosine(37)-N6)-threonylcarbamoyltransferase complex transferase subunit TsaD: MSVVILALETSCDDTSAAVVVDGTEILSNIISSQVDVHGKFGGVVPEEASRKHLELINHVINEALSVAGLSFKDLDAIAVTYGPGLVGALLVGVSAAKAIAYGLDLPLIGINHIEGHIYANFLSEPNIAFPMICLVVSGGHTDLVLLKKHGCYHVEGKTRDDAAGEAFDKVARSMGLSYPGGPLIDRLAKGGNPDAITFPKAYLEEGSLDFSFSGLKSAVINYIHRADQNNKEVNKVDLAAGFQKAVTDVLIDKTLNAAKKAGVSTILLAGGVAANTRLRTDLSIKAAKTNHRVIYPPPVLCTDNAAMIAGAAYYKYLRSAFAPLTLNAVPDLKLGEERYEGRFRGKIMQ, translated from the coding sequence TTGAGTGTTGTGATCCTTGCTTTAGAGACATCTTGTGATGATACATCGGCCGCAGTAGTGGTCGACGGTACAGAAATATTGTCGAATATAATCTCATCTCAAGTGGATGTACATGGCAAATTTGGCGGAGTCGTTCCTGAAGAAGCTTCACGTAAACACTTGGAACTGATTAACCACGTGATCAACGAAGCGTTGTCAGTAGCCGGGCTTTCCTTTAAAGATCTTGATGCGATAGCGGTTACATATGGGCCGGGTCTGGTTGGCGCGCTTCTCGTGGGAGTATCGGCCGCTAAAGCTATCGCTTATGGATTGGACCTGCCTTTGATTGGTATTAATCATATAGAAGGGCATATTTATGCCAACTTTTTATCTGAACCCAATATCGCTTTTCCCATGATTTGCTTAGTTGTATCAGGAGGTCATACTGATTTGGTACTGTTAAAGAAACATGGTTGTTATCATGTTGAAGGAAAAACACGAGATGACGCGGCGGGCGAGGCGTTTGACAAAGTAGCGCGCTCTATGGGGCTCAGTTATCCGGGGGGACCGTTAATCGACCGCCTGGCCAAGGGAGGAAATCCCGATGCAATTACTTTTCCAAAGGCTTATTTAGAAGAAGGTAGTTTAGACTTTAGCTTTAGCGGTTTGAAATCAGCCGTGATTAACTATATACACCGGGCTGATCAAAACAATAAAGAAGTGAATAAAGTAGATTTGGCTGCTGGATTTCAAAAGGCGGTGACGGATGTATTAATTGACAAAACATTGAATGCGGCCAAGAAAGCAGGAGTGTCAACCATTCTTCTGGCCGGAGGAGTAGCCGCAAATACACGCCTGAGAACAGACCTATCCATTAAGGCCGCCAAAACAAACCACCGGGTGATCTACCCGCCACCTGTACTATGTACTGACAACGCGGCTATGATTGCTGGTGCAGCCTATTACAAATACCTTAGAAGCGCTTTCGCCCCCTTGACTTTAAACGCTGTTCCTGATTTGAAACTAGGTGAAGAAAGGTATGAAGGTCGCTTTAGAGGTAAAATCATGCAATAA
- a CDS encoding 5-formyltetrahydrofolate cyclo-ligase translates to MSKNILRKAVLQERKALSRAEVTGKSNLIVNKVLTMEEYLQAATVMVYLDFRNEVQTGTLVSHSMKAGKRVVVPVTEVKERKLIPSLIVDYPGDLQPGNWGILEPKPQCLRPVEPGDIDIIFVPGVAFDVNGNRLGYGGGYYDRFLARLSSHSVFIALAFELQVRRYVYPAAHDIPVHYLVTEKRLLRTMPRVK, encoded by the coding sequence GTGTCTAAAAATATATTAAGAAAAGCGGTGCTTCAAGAAAGAAAAGCTTTAAGTCGTGCTGAAGTGACCGGGAAAAGCAATCTTATTGTAAATAAAGTATTGACGATGGAAGAATACTTACAGGCTGCTACTGTAATGGTATACCTGGATTTTCGGAACGAAGTGCAAACCGGAACCCTGGTGTCGCATTCTATGAAAGCCGGCAAACGAGTCGTAGTTCCAGTAACTGAAGTGAAAGAACGTAAATTGATACCTTCACTAATTGTGGACTATCCCGGCGACCTCCAACCTGGCAACTGGGGTATTCTTGAGCCCAAGCCACAATGCCTGAGGCCGGTTGAACCAGGCGATATTGATATAATATTTGTACCTGGGGTTGCTTTTGATGTTAATGGTAATCGATTAGGTTATGGCGGCGGTTACTATGACCGCTTTTTAGCCCGGCTCAGTTCCCATTCGGTTTTTATCGCCCTGGCCTTTGAGCTCCAGGTACGGAGATATGTATATCCTGCCGCTCACGATATACCAGTGCACTACCTGGTTACCGAAAAACGGTTGCTCAGAACTATGCCGCGGGTGAAATAA
- a CDS encoding molybdopterin biosynthesis protein: MKRKVYLDDLPLERAIERYFAHLQEIGTLNPGPPELIPAEEALNRVTALPVYARNSSPHYHASAMDGFVVHSTSTYGASESTPVQLKVGEETVLVDTGDPVPAGFDAVIMIEDIHYVQPDLIEIIHPATPWQHVRAVGEDIIATEMIVPANHQVRPVDIGAFLAGGVNDIYVHPCPRVALLPTGTELVQPGSELLPGDIVEFNSRIFGAMAKQWGAVALRRDITADDFDSLKTVISSAVDEADIVIVNAGSSAGSEDYTADVIQSLGKVLVHGIATKPGKPVILGEIKGKPVIGVPGYPVSAYLVMELFVKPLVYRKLGLHPPDIKKVEATVSRKLVSPMGVEEFVRVKLGQVSDKIIATPVSRGAGILMSLVRADGMIRVPRLSEGYNGGDIALVELFRPLEEIKDTTVIIGSHDITLDVLANFLRLKYPSSSLSSAHVGSLGGLSAIKRGESHCAGIHLLDEETGDYNTTYVKKLLPGRDVVLVNLVYREQGLILAAGNPKNIRTLEDLAGNGISFVNRQRGSGTRILLDYHLSELGINDDNIHGYEHEEYTHMAVAAAVKAGAADAGLGIRAAAQALGLEFIGIAEERYDLCIPVEFMETPYIQRLLEVISLTEFKEEVVKLGGYDLRDCGKVMWHSNKARENLLLV, encoded by the coding sequence CTGAAGCGGAAGGTTTATCTTGATGACCTGCCTTTGGAGAGGGCTATAGAGCGTTATTTCGCGCATCTACAAGAAATTGGAACGTTGAATCCAGGGCCGCCGGAGTTGATACCGGCAGAAGAGGCATTAAACAGGGTGACGGCATTACCCGTGTATGCCAGGAACTCTTCCCCGCATTATCACGCTTCGGCTATGGACGGTTTTGTTGTGCATTCTACGAGTACATATGGAGCGTCGGAAAGCACGCCCGTACAGTTGAAAGTAGGCGAAGAAACTGTTTTGGTTGACACGGGAGATCCGGTGCCTGCCGGGTTTGACGCTGTGATAATGATAGAAGATATTCATTACGTTCAACCAGACTTGATTGAGATTATCCATCCCGCGACGCCCTGGCAGCATGTCCGCGCGGTAGGGGAGGACATTATCGCCACAGAAATGATTGTACCTGCCAACCACCAGGTGCGGCCTGTCGACATCGGCGCCTTTTTGGCCGGTGGAGTGAATGATATATATGTTCACCCATGCCCAAGAGTTGCCCTCTTGCCCACCGGCACTGAACTGGTGCAGCCCGGTTCTGAGTTGCTTCCGGGGGACATTGTCGAGTTTAATTCACGGATATTTGGCGCAATGGCAAAACAGTGGGGCGCTGTCGCGTTACGCAGGGATATAACGGCTGACGATTTTGATAGTCTGAAAACAGTAATATCATCTGCGGTTGATGAAGCCGATATCGTTATAGTAAATGCAGGATCTTCCGCGGGCAGTGAAGACTATACCGCCGATGTAATCCAGTCGCTGGGCAAAGTGCTGGTGCACGGCATAGCCACAAAGCCGGGTAAGCCGGTAATTCTGGGTGAAATAAAAGGCAAGCCGGTGATCGGAGTGCCAGGCTACCCTGTTTCCGCTTATTTGGTTATGGAACTATTTGTTAAACCGCTTGTCTACCGGAAACTTGGTTTGCATCCACCTGACATAAAAAAGGTCGAGGCCACCGTATCAAGGAAATTGGTTTCACCGATGGGTGTTGAAGAATTTGTAAGGGTTAAGCTGGGGCAGGTGAGTGATAAGATCATCGCCACACCCGTATCCCGTGGCGCCGGCATCCTGATGTCCCTGGTCAGGGCGGACGGGATGATCCGGGTGCCGCGGTTGTCGGAGGGATATAACGGTGGAGATATCGCATTAGTGGAGCTGTTCAGGCCTCTTGAAGAAATAAAGGATACTACTGTGATTATCGGCAGTCATGATATCACACTGGATGTTCTGGCAAATTTCCTCCGTTTAAAGTACCCGTCTTCATCACTGTCTTCCGCCCACGTCGGCAGCCTGGGAGGATTATCAGCAATAAAACGTGGTGAATCGCACTGTGCCGGGATACATTTACTGGACGAGGAGACAGGGGATTATAATACTACATATGTGAAAAAGTTGCTGCCCGGCCGTGACGTTGTGCTGGTGAACCTGGTATACCGCGAGCAAGGGCTGATATTAGCCGCAGGGAATCCGAAAAATATCCGGACGCTGGAGGACCTGGCCGGCAATGGGATTAGCTTCGTCAACCGCCAGCGTGGATCCGGCACCAGGATCTTACTTGACTACCACTTGTCAGAACTTGGAATTAACGATGATAACATACATGGGTACGAGCATGAGGAATACACTCATATGGCCGTGGCAGCGGCTGTGAAAGCAGGAGCGGCTGATGCGGGGTTGGGTATACGCGCCGCGGCACAAGCCCTTGGACTGGAGTTCATTGGCATTGCCGAAGAACGCTATGATTTATGTATACCCGTTGAATTCATGGAAACACCATATATACAGAGGCTACTGGAAGTGATTTCTCTGACTGAATTTAAAGAGGAAGTTGTAAAATTGGGAGGATATGACCTGCGTGATTGTGGCAAAGTGATGTGGCACAGCAATAAAGCAAGAGAAAATTTGCTGTTAGTATGA
- the larB gene encoding nickel pincer cofactor biosynthesis protein LarB → MEPNTLRKLLEDVKNGATDIDVALTKMKYLPFEDLGFAVIDHHRTLRKGFPEVIFCQGKTIEQIVWIFSKLGEENRNILGTRASMEVFLSVQKLYPAAIYNELARTIVVSQGEDSNKTGNVLVMSAGTTDLPVAEEAAVTAEVMGNHVRKAYDVGVAGLHRLLDKLELIRWAHVIIVVAGMEGALPSVIGGLADQPVIAVPTSTGYGASFNGLSALLGMLNSCASGISVVNIDNGFGAGAMANTITRMIEKVAHEDKFKK, encoded by the coding sequence ATCGAACCAAATACGTTGCGCAAACTACTTGAAGATGTAAAAAACGGCGCTACTGATATAGATGTTGCATTAACAAAAATGAAATACTTGCCTTTCGAAGACCTCGGCTTTGCGGTGATTGACCATCATCGTACCCTGCGCAAAGGTTTTCCGGAAGTGATTTTTTGCCAAGGAAAAACAATTGAGCAGATTGTTTGGATATTTTCAAAACTTGGCGAGGAAAACAGAAACATCCTGGGAACCAGGGCTTCAATGGAAGTTTTCTTGTCGGTGCAAAAATTATACCCTGCAGCTATATATAACGAATTAGCCAGAACGATAGTGGTTAGTCAGGGTGAGGATTCAAATAAAACTGGTAACGTGCTGGTCATGAGCGCGGGTACTACTGATCTGCCGGTTGCGGAAGAAGCTGCCGTAACTGCTGAGGTAATGGGAAATCATGTCAGAAAAGCTTACGATGTCGGGGTGGCAGGTCTCCACCGGCTCCTGGACAAACTTGAATTGATTCGTTGGGCGCATGTAATTATTGTTGTAGCTGGTATGGAAGGAGCGCTACCCAGTGTAATCGGCGGACTGGCTGACCAGCCGGTAATTGCCGTACCGACCAGCACCGGCTACGGCGCCAGCTTTAATGGACTTTCTGCTTTATTAGGCATGCTTAACAGTTGTGCATCAGGTATTAGTGTTGTTAACATAGATAACGGTTTTGGCGCCGGCGCGATGGCCAACACAATCACGCGGATGATTGAAAAGGTAGCACACGAAGATAAATTTAAAAAATAA
- the moaA gene encoding GTP 3',8-cyclase MoaA, which produces MQDNYQREINYLRISVIDRCNLRCVYCMPPEGVKFVDHKEILRFEEIEIVVRAAASIGVKKVRLTGGEPLVRKGLENLIRRISNIPGIDDIALTTNGLLLPPHVQVLQDAGLKRVNISFDTLDSERYRELTRFGELSGAWEGIVAALDAGFHPVKLNTVVIRGFNDDEVVDIARLTLKKPLHIRFIEFMPIGSSNAWATGRFVPAEEIMSLIKNKLGPLIPAKIPAGSGPAKYYRLKGAQGTVGFITSMSEHFCSSCNRLRLTSTGSLRPCLYDSCEVDLKAPLRNGAGIKEIAALIKKAVSLKADQHHMLDGWQDNRVMSQIGG; this is translated from the coding sequence ATGCAGGACAACTACCAGCGAGAGATAAATTATTTGCGGATTTCCGTCATTGACCGGTGCAATTTGCGATGTGTCTACTGCATGCCGCCGGAAGGTGTAAAGTTTGTTGATCATAAAGAAATCCTGCGTTTTGAAGAAATCGAGATCGTTGTGCGGGCAGCCGCTTCTATCGGTGTGAAAAAGGTGCGCCTGACCGGGGGGGAACCCCTTGTGCGCAAGGGGTTGGAAAACCTGATAAGACGCATTTCCAACATACCAGGGATAGACGATATAGCCCTGACTACAAATGGTTTGCTTTTGCCGCCACATGTTCAGGTTTTGCAAGATGCCGGGTTGAAGCGCGTAAACATCAGTTTCGACACCCTTGACAGCGAACGCTACCGTGAACTAACCCGTTTTGGCGAATTGTCCGGGGCCTGGGAAGGGATCGTCGCCGCTCTGGATGCCGGTTTTCATCCGGTTAAATTGAATACAGTCGTAATTCGCGGTTTTAATGATGACGAGGTAGTGGACATAGCCAGGCTAACCTTAAAGAAGCCATTGCACATACGTTTTATCGAATTTATGCCCATAGGTTCCTCCAATGCTTGGGCTACCGGCCGTTTCGTGCCCGCGGAAGAAATAATGTCATTAATCAAAAATAAGCTGGGGCCACTGATTCCGGCGAAAATACCCGCAGGCAGCGGGCCGGCAAAATACTACCGTCTTAAAGGCGCCCAGGGTACCGTCGGCTTCATCACATCAATGAGCGAACATTTTTGCAGCAGTTGCAACCGCCTGCGGCTGACCTCGACAGGAAGCTTGAGGCCATGCCTGTATGACAGCTGCGAGGTAGACTTAAAGGCTCCGCTGCGCAATGGCGCGGGCATCAAAGAGATAGCCGCTCTAATCAAGAAAGCGGTAAGCTTAAAAGCAGATCAGCACCACATGCTTGATGGCTGGCAAGACAACCGGGTGATGTCACAGATTGGCGGATAA
- a CDS encoding polysaccharide deacetylase family protein, whose amino-acid sequence MLIIKLLEKHTLMAIIKGTGLFTFCLLICLALPGSSVSMEASAQANQSTTTDQRVAVLVFHAVAEEPANPNTMRPKDLEETFQALMDGGYHPISLEQFHAFIKGQAEVPPRAVLLTFDDGYSDVYKVVLPLTKRYNYPAVVFAVSKWFDRYPRPENSREHLSVEEAKELLSSGLWQIGGHSYDGHRLIIGSHSEAGAYLVTRRLVVEDFRLESEAEYRARVWQDINLNTIALKLAGVTEPKDFAFPYGAFNADLVKMLNEAGYTYLYTNIPGLNEPGQDPSYICRISAGRNAEETIAVLEKYSAQNNN is encoded by the coding sequence ATGTTAATAATTAAATTATTAGAAAAACACACGCTGATGGCAATAATTAAAGGAACCGGATTATTTACCTTTTGCTTATTGATTTGTTTAGCTTTGCCGGGTTCAAGCGTTTCTATGGAAGCTAGTGCGCAAGCAAATCAGTCTACGACGACAGACCAGCGGGTAGCAGTGTTGGTGTTCCACGCGGTTGCGGAAGAACCGGCTAATCCGAATACTATGCGGCCGAAAGATCTGGAAGAAACATTTCAAGCGTTAATGGATGGTGGTTATCACCCGATCAGCCTGGAACAATTTCACGCCTTTATAAAAGGACAGGCTGAAGTGCCACCACGGGCAGTGTTGCTAACCTTCGATGACGGGTACAGCGATGTCTACAAAGTAGTTCTCCCGCTTACAAAGCGTTACAACTACCCTGCCGTGGTATTTGCCGTTTCTAAGTGGTTTGACCGGTACCCGAGACCGGAGAACAGCCGTGAGCACCTGAGTGTGGAAGAAGCTAAGGAACTGTTAAGCTCAGGCTTATGGCAAATCGGCGGTCACAGCTATGATGGACACCGGTTGATTATAGGTTCGCATAGTGAAGCAGGCGCTTATTTAGTAACCCGTAGATTGGTGGTAGAAGATTTTCGTCTGGAATCTGAAGCGGAATACCGGGCTAGGGTATGGCAGGATATTAATCTAAACACTATTGCCTTAAAACTGGCCGGTGTAACTGAACCGAAGGACTTCGCCTTTCCTTATGGTGCTTTTAACGCTGACCTGGTGAAAATGCTTAATGAAGCTGGCTACACATACCTGTATACAAATATTCCCGGTTTAAACGAACCGGGTCAAGACCCTTCTTACATTTGCCGCATCAGCGCTGGCCGTAATGCTGAAGAAACTATAGCGGTTTTGGAAAAATACTCTGCGCAGAATAATAATTAA
- a CDS encoding ABC transporter permease, whose product MGVYWQGLVEAIRLLLSGDREVLEVILRTLHVSGTATIIGVMIGIPLGTFIALVSFPGRRLTISIINLGMGLPPVVVGLWVWLTLSRYGPLGLLGLLYTPTAMITAQVIIAAPIIAGFTIAAIQSLNPKIKLQILALGASRLQLLLLLLREARLGLLAAIIAGFGGAISEVGASMMVGGNLKGSTMVLTTATVLSVNKGSYEMATALSIILLLLAFGVTVVLTVGQQRGR is encoded by the coding sequence TTGGGTGTCTATTGGCAAGGCCTGGTAGAAGCAATCCGGTTGTTGCTGAGCGGGGACCGTGAGGTTTTGGAAGTAATCCTGCGAACCCTTCATGTCTCCGGAACGGCCACAATTATCGGTGTAATGATCGGTATTCCTCTGGGTACTTTTATAGCCCTTGTTTCTTTTCCAGGACGACGTTTGACGATTAGTATAATCAACTTGGGAATGGGACTGCCCCCGGTTGTGGTAGGCCTGTGGGTATGGCTGACCTTAAGCCGGTATGGTCCTTTGGGTCTGTTAGGCCTTCTTTATACTCCCACAGCAATGATTACAGCCCAAGTAATTATCGCCGCGCCGATTATTGCCGGATTCACAATTGCGGCTATTCAATCCTTAAACCCTAAAATAAAACTTCAGATTCTTGCTCTTGGGGCGTCACGGCTGCAATTGCTCTTGTTGCTGCTAAGAGAGGCTAGATTGGGGCTTCTTGCGGCCATAATCGCGGGTTTTGGAGGGGCTATTTCTGAAGTGGGCGCTTCCATGATGGTAGGCGGCAACTTGAAGGGTTCAACAATGGTCCTTACAACAGCAACAGTTTTATCGGTCAACAAAGGGAGCTACGAAATGGCTACAGCGTTAAGCATTATCCTCCTTTTACTGGCCTTCGGTGTAACTGTAGTACTAACTGTAGGCCAGCAGCGGGGAAGGTAG
- the glp gene encoding gephyrin-like molybdotransferase Glp, translating to MAELFKALTVEEARAVLTRYLPTKKTVTKVPLLESLGRLLAVDVRAAEDVPGFDRSTMDGFAVRAKDTYGASESLPAYADISGEVLMGHMPQGKVGAGRAWRISTGGMLPSGADAVVMVEFTEELDKKSILITKAVAPGENVVRKGEDIAAGEIALPAYHRIRPQDLGMLSSIGVTEVDIILPIRVGIISTGDELVAPFESPAPGQVRDINSYTLFGAVAACGGVPQYHGIVRDNHEELRNVLEKVIADNDMVLLSGGSSVGARDVASEVIDSMGEPGVLFHGISIKPGKPTIGAMVGDKPVFGLPGHPASAMVVFDLLVAPLIRSGEYSVLEKDIYMDYPLQAEIVRNLHSAAGREDFIRVRLFLREGRLCADPVLGKSGLIATMVKADGLAYIPAGKEGVEAGEIVRVKPF from the coding sequence GTGGCAGAATTATTTAAAGCTTTGACTGTGGAAGAAGCAAGAGCTGTATTAACACGATACCTGCCGACTAAAAAAACCGTAACGAAAGTCCCTTTGCTGGAGAGTCTCGGCCGTCTACTTGCGGTAGATGTCCGGGCGGCCGAGGATGTTCCCGGCTTTGACCGTTCTACCATGGATGGATTTGCTGTGCGGGCTAAGGATACATATGGAGCTTCGGAGAGTTTACCGGCATACGCGGATATCAGCGGCGAAGTGCTGATGGGGCATATGCCGCAAGGTAAAGTTGGCGCCGGGCGGGCATGGCGCATTTCAACGGGCGGTATGTTGCCTTCCGGTGCTGACGCTGTTGTAATGGTAGAGTTTACCGAAGAACTGGACAAAAAATCGATTTTAATCACAAAGGCGGTAGCACCGGGGGAAAACGTCGTCCGCAAAGGCGAGGACATTGCCGCCGGTGAGATTGCCTTGCCGGCCTATCATCGGATCAGGCCTCAAGATCTGGGCATGTTGTCATCTATCGGTGTTACGGAGGTTGACATTATCCTTCCCATCAGAGTCGGAATTATTTCCACCGGTGATGAACTGGTTGCACCGTTTGAATCTCCAGCCCCTGGACAAGTCCGTGACATCAACTCGTACACTTTGTTTGGAGCAGTAGCCGCGTGCGGCGGGGTACCACAATACCATGGTATTGTGAGGGACAATCATGAAGAATTAAGAAATGTCCTGGAAAAAGTAATCGCCGATAACGACATGGTGCTGCTTTCCGGGGGAAGCTCTGTTGGCGCGCGTGACGTTGCTTCGGAAGTAATTGATTCGATGGGTGAGCCGGGTGTGCTCTTTCATGGTATTTCCATCAAGCCGGGGAAACCTACTATAGGAGCCATGGTAGGCGACAAGCCTGTATTTGGACTGCCCGGCCACCCCGCTTCAGCCATGGTGGTCTTTGACCTCCTGGTTGCGCCGCTGATTCGTTCCGGTGAGTATTCAGTCTTGGAAAAAGATATATATATGGATTACCCGTTACAAGCGGAGATTGTCCGCAATCTCCATTCCGCGGCTGGACGTGAGGATTTTATTCGCGTAAGGCTTTTTTTACGGGAAGGCAGGCTTTGCGCCGACCCTGTGCTTGGTAAGTCCGGGCTGATTGCCACTATGGTTAAAGCAGACGGACTGGCATATATTCCTGCCGGAAAAGAAGGTGTGGAAGCGGGGGAGATTGTTAGAGTAAAGCCCTTTTAA
- a CDS encoding MOSC domain-containing protein: protein MGIIKAVCASPDKGMRKKNIGQGLLIEEHGLNGDAHAGDWHRQVSLLAIESINKMRALGLEVGPGDFAENLTTEGIDLVNLPLGTRLRIGDSAIGEVTQIGKECHNHCAIYYQAGDCVMPREGIFIRVLGGGTIKVGDQINIIKKDV, encoded by the coding sequence ATGGGAATAATAAAAGCAGTATGCGCCAGTCCCGACAAAGGTATGCGCAAGAAAAATATCGGCCAGGGGCTTTTAATCGAAGAACACGGTTTAAACGGTGACGCGCATGCCGGTGACTGGCATCGCCAGGTCAGCCTGCTGGCCATCGAAAGCATCAATAAAATGCGGGCGCTGGGGCTGGAAGTGGGGCCTGGTGACTTTGCCGAGAATCTCACCACTGAAGGTATTGATCTTGTTAATCTCCCATTGGGTACCCGTCTGAGAATAGGCGATTCGGCAATAGGTGAGGTAACCCAGATCGGCAAGGAATGCCATAACCATTGCGCAATCTATTATCAGGCCGGAGATTGTGTTATGCCCAGGGAAGGTATTTTTATCCGCGTCCTTGGCGGCGGCACAATTAAAGTGGGTGACCAAATTAATATTATAAAAAAGGATGTGTAA